The genomic DNA CAACCATATTTTTTTAATGCTTCTTCTAGAAAGCTTATGCCATTTTCTTGCTTTTCACTCCATATCTGAAAATAAGCATGTACCGTACGCCATTTAGGAAAATCTTTAGGCAACATTCTCCATTGGCAGCCTGTCTTGAGCAGATACAGTAATCCAGAGAATACCTCATATAAATCTACCTGGCGAGGTTTAGTCTTTTTTCGGGCTGCTTCCAAAATAGGGCGTATAACTTCAAATTGTTCTCTATTAATATTAGTAGAATACTCTTGAGTCATAGATAAGTCCCTTTTTTATCAAGTTATTGACTAGTTTCCTCTCTAATCTAATAAATATTAACTTAATGAACAAAGATCTTGAACAGGCTCTAACAAACCGTCTGGAATTATATATTTGTACTCAAAACAAGGGTTAAAGCATCTTTTAGTAAAACAGAACATGTATTGTTAACTCCATTATATCTAGAGCTACTTAGTCAGTCTTTTTGTGAACTTGAGGGGGGGATATGCTGCTTAAAATACCTAAATAAAAATCTGCAGCAAAATTTTTTTTATGTTTGGTGTTGGAGTATATCTATACTATTAAATCTATAGTGAGACTTGCTAAACATCATTTATAAAAAGTATTATAAATTTAAGAAGTCAACATATTTTTCATATAATAGCACCCCATAACTTTTATAAAAATGTTACTACTAACCTCACCTAATAATCAATATGAATAACTTTGTAAGTTATTCATATTGATTGATTCTCAACCCTCAAGTAATTAAGCTACTAAAAAAACACCTAACAGAACTAGAATATTAATATTCCCATATAAACTGTTCTAGTTCAATAAGATCTTCTTCCAGCTTTTGAGAGGCATATAAGTGATCCTTTGGTGTTTTACTGTAAATATCTTCAACTGTACGGTCATCCGGATCTTCTACCTTAACAATTCTAGAATCGAATAACCTTAACTGTATAGCATCAGTTAGTTTCTTATTGCCAGCATTGTTTTTTACATTAACCCATAGGGCCTCTTTGGGCTTACTATCAAAGTAAGCAGCTAAATCCTTATACTTAAATGTACCTACAGTTTTTCGAAGACCTGTAGGAAATTTTTCTGCAGGGATAATAAGCTTGATAGTTTGTATATCATATATAAAAGTAGATTCTCTTTTATGGAATATAATATCTTCCATAAGCTCAAGAGTAGTTATTTCATTGGGCAAAAATTCATCTACATGTTTATCCTTGACAGCTTTTTTATCAGCTGGTGCTTTCTTATCTCCCCAACCATTATCTTCTGTAAAGCCCAAGGCTTTTTCTTGTGCAGATAAATCTTCTTCTTTAGGAAGGCTTAAGTTTTCTAAGAATTGTTCCTTGGTCATCTTCTCATTTAATGATTCATCCTTATAAGGAATAAGGATACCTTCTTTTACACCTTGTATAATAAACTTAGTAATTTCTCTATTACGTGCAAAAAAAGGCTTATTCTTACGCTCTTTCAGGTAAATCTCTCTCCAAATTCGCCTCCTAAATAGGATATCAGCTTCTGAAATAGGGATAACAGAGTTCTCATTATATTGAAGATAGGGATTATCTTCCTGTGTCTGAACTTCATCTACCTTAGTTTGTAGAGTTGGATTATCAGAAAGTGTACTTCTTTCTTCACTATTGTTTGTTTGAGCAAATACCACTGAAAGGCTAGTATGCAAGCAAATGACACCTATTAGTGTTATTGGCAATCTAGAAAACAACTTCTTCATAATTGACATTAATTTAGTTAATTGGGATATTATGAACAACAGTACCTACATTCACTGTTTCAATTTCATCTTTATAATTCAATCTTTCTACTTTTTTCACTTCTATAACTATTCTATCACCTGGTTGTGCTAAGGAAGCAAAATCACTTAAGCTCACTTCCTGGGTAGTGACCTTTTTAGTTTGAATAGGACGACTACCTCGTGCTAATGTAACCTCCCATTCTGCTACCCTATAACGAGCATCTTTAGGTAGGAAAACTTTAAAGCTTTCGTCAGCAAGTGCTCTTATTTCTAGCCTCCTAGGCCCTGGCGCTGGTACACCTTGCCGCTCATTAATAACTTTACCTCCTGCTGTAATTTGTATGTCTGGCTTAGGTATTGTCCTAACCTTAAATGTTATGGTATCTAAAAGACTACCATTGTTATAAACATTTAATTTTACCTCTGGTGCATTTGGAATAAGGGTAACCAATCCTTTTCCTTGTCCCTGTATAACAGCAGCTCCTTCTGCTGTAAATTTAGGCTGGTAGGCAATACCTAATGCTGGCACTTGTATGTTAAGTTCATTTCCAGCATTAAGATAAAGTGCAGATACTGCTGCAGATTGTACCTGGATAACTGGCTTGGCCACAAAATACTCTACTTCTTTAACAAAAGTGGAATCCCCTCCTGGTACTTTTAATTTAATAGCAGCTTTAAAAGTTTTTCTGGCTAACCCATTTTGATCATACTTGCCCGGCGTTGTCACAAAACTTATTTTGCCTATTCCTGAATCAACCGGTATGCTTTTGTTATCAATAGACATTTCTGGCTCAAATACCGATGAAGAGGCTGCTAGGAGTAGTTCAGCATCATATTTAGAGCCTGCAGCCACAATATTAGACTGTGGTTTTATAAGTGGAAATATTTTATCAAATTTAACATCATCCGCGCCTAATTTACCTGCTAGTATTTCAAGTGCATCAGATTCTGCATAGATAACATCAGTGCCAAATTGACTTAATGTTGCTAGAACAGCTCCTAAAGGAGTTTTTTCAAAATTGAGTGTTGCAAAACATTTGTTGTGCTGGTTAGGATCATTTTTAAATAAATCACTATCCTTAGCATCCAATGCTATCTCTTTATACTCTTTACCCATGGTTTTAGTTAAATATCGCATATAACCATTGAGCAAATTTTTCAGTTCTTCGGCTTTGTTTGCGTTGCACATCAGTTGTGCCACACCAGAATCATCTTTAACACCCTTAGGGCGGCCTGTTTGTGGATCTTTACCTCCTGTTAAGTCTATTAGATCATCTTTTAGTTTATTTATATAAGTAATAACCTTATCAGTTTCCTTTCTTATAGCTAATGCTTTATCCAATACTTCTACATCCTTAGGTCTATTACCAGTTTCTTCTACAGCAGTTTTAATATGCCTAATACGGGTGGTATTTTCAGATTCTTGCTTATGAATGCTTTTTTCTAAGCTTCTATTAATCAAAACAAACTTATCCAACACACTACTACTTACCTGTAGGGCTAACAAGGCAGTCAGTACTAGGTACATCATACCTATCATCTTTTGCCTTGCACTCAGTTTTTCTCCTGACATAAATTTAGGTTTCTTTTTTGAGACAAATATCTTTTAGCTTTTGAGTGCCATCAACATATTACCATATACATTATTAAGAGATGCTAGCTTATCATTTAACTTTGAAAGTTCTAATCTAAAGTTTTCTGTCTCGCTACTTGCCTCTTGTAACTGATTCATAGAATTAGCCACATTAACATATATGGCTTTTGTGCCTTCAAGCCTTTGATGAATTTCTTGAAGCTCTGTATTATAAGCCACATTTGCTTTATTTAATATTTCTGTAAGCCCTTGCAGACCTTGATGGAAATTATGTGCATTTTCTGCTAGTCCATCTAGTTTTTGCATAGCATTAAGCACATTAGATTGTGATATATACATGCTTTCTAGCGCATTGGATGCTTTTTCTAAATTCACAGTATACTTTTCTGTAGCTTGTGCAGCATGCGTTAGGTCTGCTATATGTGTAGCTGATGCTACTAAATGCTGCATACCCTGTCCTAATCTTTCCAATAAAGCACCATCTATTTTAGCTTTAGCAAACATATCTTCTAACTTATCGCTAATTGAATCAATGGGTTGATGCTGACCTCTATTAGACACACTAGGAGAACCCACATAATTCTCGTCGAGCTCTGGGTAAACTTTAGTCCAATCAACTTCTTTTGGTGTAGGCTCAAAAGAGCTTAAAAAGAAGATGATTGCCTCTGTGGTAAGTCCTACACCTAGCATCAATGCACCCCCTGGCCAGTTAAGTAGCTTAAACATAGCCCCAGCTATAACTACTGCTGCGCCTATACCATATATTTTGGGCATTATTACTGTATAAAATTTATGTACCCAACCATTGTTTCCACTAGCCATATTTTCCAATTATTTATATTTTGAATTTTAAACCATTAAGTTATTAAGCTATCTACTGTGCACCTCCTATATAAGGGATTACACATCTAAACCCTATATAAGATCTAGCAGTATCTTTATGTTCATAATCATAAGCTCCTGTTTGTAGAAAACGTGATATATCTTTCCAAGAGCCTCCTTTTATAATTTTCATAGGTTGTTCATCATCTAGATAAAGTGGATCTGAGTCCCAAGTTAGCGCAACAGCAGCAGGGTTATATGCATCCAATGTCCATTCTGCTACGTTGCCTGCCATGTCATATAGACCATAGTCATTAGGAGAGAAAGCAGTAACAGGAGACGTATAGGTATAGCCACACTCACTGTAATTACCTTGACCTGATTTAAAGTTAGCTCTTAAATTTCCTTCAGCATCACGAATATAAGGACCACCCCAAGGATACTTGGCTAATTCTTTGCCACCACGAGCTGCATATTCCCATTGGGCAGCACTTGGTAGGCTGAAGCTAGGATATTTTTCTAATCCTTTCTTCTCTTTATTTTCATTAAAATATTTTGTACGCCAAGCAGCAAAGTAGCTAGCAGCTTCCCAAGACACTCCTACTACTGGATAATTATCATAGCCACGTAACTCAAAATATCCCTCCAATATTCTATCTGCCATATGATTAGTAAAATCAGTACGCCAGACATCCATATTTGGAGTTAATACATCCTTAATAAATTCATCGGTAAGCTTCTGATCTAATGGGTCGGTTGTTTGACCATCATCAATCGTAGTTCCTGTATTTTCGCCTATACTAGGGTTATTTTTAAAATAATCAAACCTTTCTTTTACCTTGGTCAAAAAATAGCGATACTCATTATTGGTAACTTCTGTTTCATCCATAAAGAATGAACTAACTGACACTCTTCTATTAGGATTTGCTCGCTTAAAAATATCTTCCTCCACTCCTCCCATCATAAATGCACCTGTTGGAATAAGCACCATACCAGTTGGAGCCTGCATTACCCATGAGCCTCTAGTAGCAGATTTAAATTCACCATTATCATCCCGGCCTGCTCCAAACAGAGAGCAGCCTTGCACTAAAGGCATTATAAGCAGGAATAATATAAAAAAATAATAACAAGGTAGGTCTAAAATTTTTTTGGATGATTTCATGTTTTGATAAAGCTTCAATTATTTTAATGATTCTACAGCACCCACTTTTTAATAAGCAACTGTAATTTTATGTAGATTGCAAAACACCCTTTTTAACTTAAATCATGTATTTACTTATTCTTAATAATAATATATCTAAATAATAATATATCTAATTTATGACAACCCTCCAAGTTACAAAGCTCTAATTTTTACAAGTAACCAAATATCATTTAAGTTTTTATAAGTTTTCGAGTTAAAATCTTACCTTCGCAAAATAAAGAAATTATTTTTAAAACCATGCCTAATATCAACAACTAAGTTCTTACATCAATGCTCTACTATTTCTTTAAATATATAGATAGATTTTCTCACATACCTGGTATAGGTGTGTTTAAATATATTTCCTTTCGAGCGGCCAGTGCAGCTATACTTTCTTTGTGTATTAGCATTTTTTTAGGAAAACGCCTCATTATTTTTTTTAAAACAGCACAGATTAAAGAAGGAATACGTGAGCTTGATTTAGCCGGACAATCGGAAAAAGCACATATCCCTACCATGGGGGGGATTATTATTATAGCAGCTACTGTAGTGCCTACCTTACTCTTTGCTAAACTAAAAAATGTTTATATCATGTTGCTACTAATATCCATTATATGGATGGGGCTAATAGGGTTCATAGACGATTATATAAAGGTTTTTAAACGTGATAAAAAAGGACTAGCAGGAAAATTTAAAATTGTTGGCCAAGTGGCTTTAGGCGTAATTGTAGGTATTACTCTTATTTTTAGAGATGATGTGGTAATTAGAGAATTTGGTTCCAATATTACTGTAATAGAAAATGGACAAGTAACTATTAATGACTATAAGGATGTGAAAACTGTTAAGACAACCATACCTTTCTTGAAAAATAATGAGTTAGATTATAGCAAGCTTATTCCTTGGCTAGATAGCAAGTACATGTGGATTGTTTATGTACTATTTATGATATTTATTATAGCTGCTGTTTCTAATGGGGCTAATCTAACTGATGGGTTAGATGGCTTAACAGCAGGTACTTCTGCTATTATAGGCACTACCTTGGCTATTTTAGCATATGTTTCAGGAAATGTTATTTTTTCTAGGTATTTAAACATCATGTATATTCCTAATTTAGCCGAGCTAGCTATTTTCTGTACAGCGTTTGTGGGCGCTTGTGTGGGCTTTTTATGGTATAATACATACCCTGCTCAAATCTTTATGGGAGATACAGGTAGCTTAGCCATAGGAAGTGTTATTGCTGTACTGGCTATTGTTATTCGAAAAGAGTTGATGATTCCATTGCTTTGTGGTATATTCTTTATAGAAACTTTATCTGTTATTATACAAGTTGGCTATTTCAAATACACTAAATATAGATATGGAATAGGTAAAAGAATGTTTAAGATGGCTCCCTTGCATCATCATTTCCAAAAGTTAGGTTTTCACGAATCTAAAATTGTCACACGCTTTTGGATCGTTGGTATAGTACTTGCTATTCTTTCTTTAGTAACCTTAAAATTAAGATAATTTAGCTAGCGAAATTTTTATTCTCCGCCCTAGGCAATTGGTAGGTTTACGTTCTTAAATAGAATTTATCTCAAAGTTCATAGGCTCGTAGCCTACCAAAAATATGCTTACATGTTTGGTCTTTATTGACCTATTTCTAAATAACAGCTCAGCACACTATACATATACAATTATTTAAGCTATGTATAATGGTATATGCTATTGTTTAATATAGACAATACAACTGTCCTCGTGCCCGGTTTCAAACAAAGCAACACATCTCATAATTATTTCTAACTTAGGCTTTTCTAAACTAATACACTGGGCCAAGCAGCATTATGCAAGCTTCAATATATATTTGCTATAAAATAGATTATTTACAATTTAATTCTAACCTTTTTATCAGTTGAGTTACTCCATGCAGGAAAGACAAACACCTCAATTAGTTAAAGGCACACGTGATTTCAATGCCTTACAAGTTGCACAACGAAGCTATATATTTGATACAATTAGGCAGGTTTACCAAAAATATGGATTTTCACCTTTAGAAACTCCTGCCTTAGAATATGTATCTACGTTATTTGGACAGTATGGACAAGAGGGAGAACAGTTAGTATTTAGAGTACTGAATTCAGGGAATTTTTTAGGAGATACCCCCCAAGCTTTATTAATAGACCAAAACTACAAAGAGGTACTTCCTAAGATTTCAGAAAAGGGACTTCGTTATGATTTAACCGTTCCTTTAATGCGCTATGTGGCTACCCATTATCACGAGCTTACTTTGCCTTTTAGGCGTTATCAGATACAGCCAGTATGGCGAGCGGATCGCCCGCAAAAGGGAAGATATAGGGAATTTTACCAATGTGATGCAGACGTAGTGGGTACCCCATCACTAATAGTTGAGGCAGAAATTCTGGCTATGGCTTATGAGGTTTTGCAAAGATTGGGTATCAATGATTTTATTATACATTTAAACCACAGATCTATTCTTAATGGAATTGCTTCACAAATTGGAGAGCTGGAGCGTGTAAATGAATTTTGTACTATTGTAGACAAATTAGATAAGGTTGGAAAGGATAAAGTAATTACAGAACTATTATCAAAAGGATTTTCTGAAGCTGGGTTAGAAAAATTTGATTTTATTTTTGATCTTCAAGGTGACAATAATGCAAAATTAGATATTCTTAGCAACCACTTAGCACATGATAAAGTTGGTAGCAAGGGTTTACAAGAACTTAAAGAAATACTTCAGTATTTAGAGGCGCTAGGCATGACTCAAGTACCTATTAGTTTTGAGCCTAGTCTTGCTAGAGGACTTGCTTATTATACAGGTGCTGTTTTTGAAGTAAAATTACCAACTATCAATATAGGTAGTATAGCAGGAGGAGGGAGATATGATAACCTTGCTGAACACTTTGGCGTATCTAGCCTAACAGGTGTAGGCTTTTCTTTTGGAGTAGATAGGCTATACGTAGCAATGGAACAGTTAAATTTATTTCCTCAACAAGCTTACTTTAATACAAAAGTTATGGTAACTAACTTGGATGAAGAATCTGTTAAGGTAGCATTAGATATTATAACACGGCTAAGAAATCATGATATACCAGCTGAGCTATATCCAGAAAAGGTAAAACTAAAAAAGCAACTTATGTATGCTAATAAAAAGGATATACCTTTTGTGTTAATTATTGGCGAGGAAGAGAGACAAGCTTCTAAGTTTACACTAAAAGATATGAGTACAGGTGATCAAGCATTCTATACGTTTGATCAGCTTATAAATATTTTATCTAACTAGAATAAAGCCTTGTGGAAATAAAATTTATTAGGCTTTGGCTTACATTTTTTGAAATTTAGTTTGTTTTTAGGCAGAAATATACTTAATTGGTGTGTCCTTGTTAACAACAAGGTAAATTGGTGTAAGGTTAAACGTTTTTATATCACAATTAGAGAGATTTAACTATTTATTCTTTTAATAAAAAAAATACATTTATGGAAAATAGAAATAAATATTTATGGATTCTGGCCCTAGTTAGTTTAACATTTGGGTCAGCTACATTCAACAGCTATGCACAAGTCAATGCTGAAAAGGTAAAAAAAGAAGAGCCAATTAGAATTTATGGGCATGCAAACATTGAAGCATCCCACAACATTCAACAAAAGTACTCAGAGGAATATAGTAGTTTTACACCCTCTTTAATTCCTATGACGAGCAACCAGAAAAAATTATCTAATGCTCTTATGTATGATGCGTCTTTAAAAATAGGATTTGAGACAAAATTTTATATTGAAGAAAGGTTCTCAAAAGGTATTGCAGAATTTGTAGCAAGTAAAAACGATAGTCTATCCATTCATAGACTATATTTTGAAACTGAAAACTTTTCTCTTGGGTTAAAAGAAAATAACTTTTGTAACATAGCAACATTTGGTCCTGTTAAAGTTATTCAAGCTTCTTGGAAAAATAAATATAAGAATAACTTTACATTTGCTATTGGTATTGAGGAAAACAAAACAGTTACATTATATCCTGAAAAAGCGAATAAATACAAGGGTATGACTAAAGACCAGCTTGAAGCTAAACCCTTTCAATCTAGAAGGAATTTCCCAGCAGCTAGTACTAATTTGCAATATGATTTTTCAGACAACTTTGGTTCTATAGCACTTAGTGGTATTGTAAGACCTATGAGCTTTTACGATAGTGGTAGCAAGGATCATAAGACTCCATTGCTACTTGGCTGGGGCGCTAATCTTGGTACCAAGCTAAAGTTAAGGCCTAAGGTTAATATATTAACTGCTAATATTCTATTTGGACAAGGGATAGGAAGCTACGTACATGATTTAAAAGAAATGGGAAAAGTAGAGGAAGCTGATGCATATATAAAAAAAGGTACTGATAACGAAGTAAAAACTATTATGGTTGGTGGTGCACACGCATCTTTTGAACATCGTTGGTCCCCTGCTTTACACTTTAATATATGCGCTGGGGCAAACTATACTTTCAATCAAGATAAAAATGACAGGGAAGATGGGAAAGATGCGTACAAATTGGGCGTGTATGCTGGTGCTCATGCAAAGTATTGGATAACCAAACGAGCTGCTGTCGGTGCTGAATATACATGGGGCGGAAGAAAAAATCTTGATGATAATTTTAAAAATGCTCATCATATAAAAGCTGTAGCTACATTTAAATTCTAGTAACAATTTATATATTATAATTTTTTACAGAAATACCCAGGCTAAACAGTCTGGGTATTTTACTTTATAGCTTTTGTACTTGAATGCAAATTTGAGGGGATATTATTAGAAACCTTTTATCTCTTTCTTACTTATATAAGGCGAATTCTACTATATAGTGTTAATGTAGCTTCAATTTAAACACTTATAGCTATATCAACTTAAATTGCATCTCTTCATTATTAACAGAAAGCACTCTATACGTTAAAGCTAGCTAAAAGAGTTTTAAGCCTAGTGGGCACTTTTAACCTATTGTTTACAGATGGTTTTACGAATGCGTATATATTGTATATGATAAGCTTATGATTTTTGTTATTGTTAAATCAGCATAGATAATCGATTGTTTGTTTTGCCATCAGTAAGCTAGGCTACTATTCAGTTGTAGAAACTTGAGACTACTTGCTATACATTTTCCTTATTACTAGAACACTGCCTTATTAAAATAGGCTTCTTGCATAACCTCAAGAATCTTTGCATAAAAACCCATTCTATATAACTGTAAATAGAGTTATGCAAGAGGTCTAATTGTTTGGTCCCTAACAATTATGGTTATATTAGCAAGGATATTATTAGTGATAAAAACCAAACACAAAACTATGGGACAATTACTACATAAATGCGCCCGACAACAGAGAAAACTCGTAGAGAAATACAGTTATCAAAACAGAGTATAGCTTCCCTTGCTAGGCGTTTTGGAGTTAATCGTAAGACAATAGCTAAATGGAAAAATAGGACTTCTTGCCAAGATGTGCCTATGGGGCCTAAAGTAAAGCGTTCTAAGGTGTTAACTGAGCAAGAAGAGAAGGTTGTTATTGCTTTTAGAAAGCTTACAGGGTTACCCTTGGAGACTCGCTATACACTCTACAAGAAACCATACCTCACTTATCGCGTTCTACTTTGCATCGCTGCTTTCAGCGACACGGCTGCCCTAAGCTAGAGAAAGTGAAGCTTAACAACAAAGCAGCTAAGAAGCAGTTTAAAGCTTATCCTATCGGCTACTTCCATATAGATATAGCACAAGTGCAGACCGCCCAGGGTAAACTGTATTTGTTTGTGGCAATAGATAGGACTAGTAAGTCTTGTTATGCCCGCTTATATGCATTTGCTTCCATGTCAGCAGCCGTAGGCTTTCTTGAAGACCTGATAGCTTTTGTTCCTTATAAGATACATAAAATACTTACTGATAATGGTGTACAATTTACAAACAGGAAAGAAGGAGAATTAGCGCTCGAGCATATGTTTGACCGCATTTGTGAGCAAGAAGGCATCGTTCACAGAAGAACGCAGCTGGCACATCCATGGACCAATGGCCAGGTAGAGCGCATGAACAGAACAATCAAAGAGGCTACTGTGCAAAGCTATTATTATAGTAGCCATCAGCAGTTAGAGCGGCACTTAAATGACTTCTTGTTAGCTTATAATTTTGCTCGTAGACTTAAGGCACTCAAGGGCAAAACTCCTTGGCAATTGATAGAAGAACAATGGCAAAAAAATCCTCACTTTTTTCACCAAAATATTATTACCTTCACTAAGGGACTGAACATCTAATATTATAACGTCCACAGTACTACAGTTATCTGATTCACTCCATATGTATATGTGCTTATCTTAAAAAGTAATCTGAGAACAATTATCCATAATAACCATTACAGTAAGCCATACTTATACATGTTATATATATGATGTTCCCATAACCTTAAATATATTAAACGGGTCAATGTTCACTTATATATAACTTAACAAAGGACCTATTTATTAAGCCTACCAACAATAATTAACGTGTATCCAATAATAGATTTAAGCATACACACATATAATTCTATTACAGTCCTACTGCCCACAATAACATATATAAACTACTTGATTACTCCACTATGGCTTACATATTAAACTTCTTTTGAAGCTAACTCTAAAGTAGTTTTAGCAGCTTATCTAAACACAAGCAATACTATAAATTCTATTAGGGTGTGTTATCAATTGAGTCTATTCTATAAAGAAAAAAGTCCATAAATAATATAACTTGTCTTTTTTAACTATAAAACTAGGATTTTGCTATGCGACGTTGTGCATTAACAGACCATCAGTGGGAGAAGATAAAGGATTTATGAGCTGGGCGAGTGGAAACAGCAGGCCCGACATCCAAAGATAACAGGCTTTTTGTAGATGGAGTGTTATATCGTTATCGAGCGGGTACATGCTGGCTTGATTTACCAGAGCGCTTTGGAGGCTTTAGAGTCATCCCATTTGCATCATTCAAGATGTAGCAAGAAAGGGGTATGGGAGAGCGTATTCGAAGCCTTATCAAAGGATGGAGATAATGCCTATCATATAATTAATACTACCATCGTTAGGGCTCATCAACATAGAGCAGGAGCTAAAAAAAGTCATGATCAACAAGCAATCGGGCGTAGTGCATGGGGGTGAGTACGAAATTCATGTACTTGCTGATGGTAAAGGTAGGCCCATTGCCTTTCACTTAACAGCTGGCAAGACGCATGATTTGCAAGGAGCCAATGCTTTGCTGGAAAGGGTAAATGCTGGTATTTTATTGGCCGATAGGGCATATAATGCTAAAGAGCGTGTTGTAGATAAGCTAAAGGCTAACAATTGTTTAGCTGTGATACCACTCAAACCAAATGCTAGAGACAAGCCGAAATATGATAAGCAATTGTATAGAGCAAGGCACTTAATAGAGAACTTTTTTGCTTACATAACCTAAGTTGCTAGTAATAGATAAGGCAAAGAGTAAAAAACCTCCGATCTTGTTTTTGTCTTAAACCAATAAATCGGAGGTCATTATGATTGAAAAATCAATAGCAATATACTCATTTATTGATACTTTACTCAAGTATTTACATCATCAAGAAGATAAAAAAAGGAAGTTGTCGGATGCAGAAGTACTCACAACAGCTATCATCTCAGCCTTATACTTTGGCGGACATCTTGACAAAGCTCGATCGTTTATGCATTCCACTAAGCTTATCCCTAACATGCTCGATAAAAGTAGGTACAATCGCCGCTTGCATGCTATAGGAGAAGAGATAACTTCGCTCTTTTTAGAAATAGGCACTTTAATCAAGCAAGTAGCCACTTGTAAGGACTTTGTATTGGATTCATTTCCTGTGCCTGTGTGCGATAACATACGTATTAGCAGATGTAAACTATTACAAAGTGAAGCTTACAGAGGCTACAAAGCCTCTATGCGCCGTTACTTTTATGGCATTAAAGTGCAGCTTATTACTACTGATTGTAGTATTCCGGTCGAATTCTCAATAGTAGCTGGCAGCCAAGCGGATGTAAAAGGATTGCACCAACTGCCCTTTTCTATGCCTGCTGGTAGTGCACTTTATGCTGACTCGGCTTATACTAACTACCATCTAGAAGATATGCTGGCTGATGATAGGATTAAGCTTTATTCTCAGCGTAAATCTAATGCTCATCGAAAGGATACGCCTTCTCTGGCTTATCTCAAAGAGCGCATGCGAAAAGTGATAGAGACCAGCATTAGTGGCATTAAAGGCCTTTTCTTAAAGAAGATTCATGCTGTTACCTTCCAAGGCTTTCTGATCAAAATACTCTTGTTCTTGCTAGCTTTTCAAATCAACAAAGCTTTTCTTATCTAGCAACTTAGGTTATTTAAGGCAATATAGAACTATAGCTACACGTTATGATAAGCTAGCGGCCAACTTTCTAGGAGGCATCTAGCTAGCTTCCATTATCATTTGGTCTATTTAATGACACGGCCTAAATATTGTATTAAAATATTATTATGGGTTATGGTAAAAGCTTAT from Candidatus Amoebophilus asiaticus 5a2 includes the following:
- the porL gene encoding type IX secretion system motor protein PorL/GldL, which codes for MASGNNGWVHKFYTVIMPKIYGIGAAVVIAGAMFKLLNWPGGALMLGVGLTTEAIIFFLSSFEPTPKEVDWTKVYPELDENYVGSPSVSNRGQHQPIDSISDKLEDMFAKAKIDGALLERLGQGMQHLVASATHIADLTHAAQATEKYTVNLEKASNALESMYISQSNVLNAMQKLDGLAENAHNFHQGLQGLTEILNKANVAYNTELQEIHQRLEGTKAIYVNVANSMNQLQEASSETENFRLELSKLNDKLASLNNVYGNMLMALKS
- the porM gene encoding type IX secretion system motor protein PorM/GldM, coding for MSGEKLSARQKMIGMMYLVLTALLALQVSSSVLDKFVLINRSLEKSIHKQESENTTRIRHIKTAVEETGNRPKDVEVLDKALAIRKETDKVITYINKLKDDLIDLTGGKDPQTGRPKGVKDDSGVAQLMCNANKAEELKNLLNGYMRYLTKTMGKEYKEIALDAKDSDLFKNDPNQHNKCFATLNFEKTPLGAVLATLSQFGTDVIYAESDALEILAGKLGADDVKFDKIFPLIKPQSNIVAAGSKYDAELLLAASSSVFEPEMSIDNKSIPVDSGIGKISFVTTPGKYDQNGLARKTFKAAIKLKVPGGDSTFVKEVEYFVAKPVIQVQSAAVSALYLNAGNELNIQVPALGIAYQPKFTAEGAAVIQGQGKGLVTLIPNAPEVKLNVYNNGSLLDTITFKVRTIPKPDIQITAGGKVINERQGVPAPGPRRLEIRALADESFKVFLPKDARYRVAEWEVTLARGSRPIQTKKVTTQEVSLSDFASLAQPGDRIVIEVKKVERLNYKDEIETVNVGTVVHNIPIN
- the mraY gene encoding phospho-N-acetylmuramoyl-pentapeptide-transferase, translating into MLYYFFKYIDRFSHIPGIGVFKYISFRAASAAILSLCISIFLGKRLIIFFKTAQIKEGIRELDLAGQSEKAHIPTMGGIIIIAATVVPTLLFAKLKNVYIMLLLISIIWMGLIGFIDDYIKVFKRDKKGLAGKFKIVGQVALGVIVGITLIFRDDVVIREFGSNITVIENGQVTINDYKDVKTVKTTIPFLKNNELDYSKLIPWLDSKYMWIVYVLFMIFIIAAVSNGANLTDGLDGLTAGTSAIIGTTLAILAYVSGNVIFSRYLNIMYIPNLAELAIFCTAFVGACVGFLWYNTYPAQIFMGDTGSLAIGSVIAVLAIVIRKELMIPLLCGIFFIETLSVIIQVGYFKYTKYRYGIGKRMFKMAPLHHHFQKLGFHESKIVTRFWIVGIVLAILSLVTLKLR
- the porK gene encoding T9SS ring complex lipoprotein PorK/GldK — its product is MKSSKKILDLPCYYFFILFLLIMPLVQGCSLFGAGRDDNGEFKSATRGSWVMQAPTGMVLIPTGAFMMGGVEEDIFKRANPNRRVSVSSFFMDETEVTNNEYRYFLTKVKERFDYFKNNPSIGENTGTTIDDGQTTDPLDQKLTDEFIKDVLTPNMDVWRTDFTNHMADRILEGYFELRGYDNYPVVGVSWEAASYFAAWRTKYFNENKEKKGLEKYPSFSLPSAAQWEYAARGGKELAKYPWGGPYIRDAEGNLRANFKSGQGNYSECGYTYTSPVTAFSPNDYGLYDMAGNVAEWTLDAYNPAAVALTWDSDPLYLDDEQPMKIIKGGSWKDISRFLQTGAYDYEHKDTARSYIGFRCVIPYIGGAQ
- the porN gene encoding type IX secretion system ring subunit PorN/GldN, with protein sequence MSIMKKLFSRLPITLIGVICLHTSLSVVFAQTNNSEERSTLSDNPTLQTKVDEVQTQEDNPYLQYNENSVIPISEADILFRRRIWREIYLKERKNKPFFARNREITKFIIQGVKEGILIPYKDESLNEKMTKEQFLENLSLPKEEDLSAQEKALGFTEDNGWGDKKAPADKKAVKDKHVDEFLPNEITTLELMEDIIFHKRESTFIYDIQTIKLIIPAEKFPTGLRKTVGTFKYKDLAAYFDSKPKEALWVNVKNNAGNKKLTDAIQLRLFDSRIVKVEDPDDRTVEDIYSKTPKDHLYASQKLEEDLIELEQFIWEY